A single region of the Penaeus chinensis breed Huanghai No. 1 chromosome 41, ASM1920278v2, whole genome shotgun sequence genome encodes:
- the LOC125047617 gene encoding nose resistant to fluoxetine protein 6-like: MGVRNKRALWGVFLAAWACACGHQVEDESLWSLTPEQVDWFQKFHGNPAERAAEGVPKLLLGEHLPPRQSNKNPDLSWLKGVYLPSTNTSIVNPACASDVENILRVLQSNTLLARILEEQHFWPLLLPDSWGKVPDGLIYGNYLLWGMMEECTGLDVHEDLAWPWNYNVTFKGRYCLISTTVPRANESQQFETAFDPRLASARAGVALTYPFTPPLFQYGTCIPSSCTKEDMEASLMERLSLAGKEVRHVDCKAEDDVTEFDAGDIAYIVVISILGALLLAGALAEFIMSQTDSQHLRKGPLKYLLVFSAYSNFNKIFHINTKENPAVISCLHGLRVLSMTWVVWGHGYMFLVGVTKNIIGAQVLVDEVIEQIIGNATFSVDSFFFMSGLLVAYGVMREHKRAGRVNWIMYYVHRFIRLAPPIALTAGAMATISKFALVGPYGPTVERGIVENCKSYWWADTLFVGNLLEQGQMCLPQCWYTGVDTQIYIILPFIFIPLLWRPKIGLPWMGIMTVVSFIIPTVIFAVYDATPALFFARPEVPMTEFVDTYGKPWCRANAYLIGCWAGLLLFKVSGKKVNMTWWQALLGWLVAALVACLVIFGVANYNTTDQPDLMPPEVSIIYGGFSRGAWALALLWVVFACHTGYGGPINTFLSHPSWQPLSRLTYSMFLTTIPVQFIYSGAVFLPVYLDHLNKIIETCGYLFIGGLLAVVLSLMTEGPVLGLEKLLIHRPGRSEEPKKAQ; this comes from the exons CAAAAATCCGGACCTCTCATGGCTAAAAGGCGTCTACCTGCCCTCGACCAACACATCTATCGTAAATCCTGCCTGTGCTAGCGACGTAGAGAATATTTTAAGAGTGTTGCAGTCAAATACACTTCTGGCCAGAATTTTGGAGGAGCAACATTTCTGGCCGTTATTGT TACCCGACTCTTGGGGTAAAGTGCCCGACGGCCTCATCTACGGAAACTACCTCCTGTGGGGTATGATGGAGGAGTGCACAGGCCTGGACGTTCACGAGGACCTCGCCTGGCCGTGGAACTACAATGTTACGTTTAAGGGTCGTTATTGCCTGATCTCGACGACTGT ACCGAGAGCCAATGAGAGCCAGCAGTTCGAGACCGCCTTTGACCCCCGATTGGCCAGCGCGCGGGCGGGCGTGGCTCTCACCTACCCGTTTACGCCCCCTCTGTTCCAGTACGGCACTTGCATCCCGTCTAGCTGTACCAAGGAGGATATGgag gccAGTCTGATGGAACGCCTAAGTCTAGCTGGGAAGGAAGTCAGGCACGTGGATTGCAAAGCTGAAGATGATGTCACTGAATTCGACGCTGgagatattgcatatat TGTGGTGATCTCGATACTGGGGGCGCTGCTGCTGGCCGGAGCTCTTGCCGAATTCATCATGAGTCAGACTGATTCACAGCACCTGCGGAAGG GCCCTCTGAAGTACCTGCTAGTCTTTTCCGCTTACTCCAACTTCAACAAAATTTTCCACATCAACACCAAGGAGAATCCGGCAGTTATTTCCTGCTTACATGGTCTGAG AGTGCTGTCCATGACCTGGGTTGTGTGGGGTCACGGCTACATGTTCCTCGTCGGGGTCACGAAAAACATCATAGGAGCGCAAGTG CTAGTAGACGAAGTGATAGAGCAAATAATAGGAAACGCCACTTTTAGCGTTGACTCCTTCTTCTTCATGAGTGGTCTGCTCGTGGCTTACGGGGTCATGAGAGAGCACAAGAGGGCAGGTCGGGTCAACTGGATCATGTATTACGTTCACCGATTCATAAG GCTAGCCCCCCCGATAGCCCTGACCGCTGGGGCCATGGCTACCATCTCCAAATTCGCCCTCGTGGGTCCATATGGCCCGACAGTCGAGAGAGGTATCGTGGAGAATTGCAAATCCTACTGGTGGGCGGACACGCTGTTCGTCGGGAATCTTCTGGAGCAAGGACAGAtg TGTCTGCCGCAGTGCTGGTACACGGGAGTCGACACACAGATCTACATCATCTTACCCTTCATCTTCATACCGCTTCTGTGGAGGCCTAAGATTG GTCTGCCGTGGATGGGCATCATGACCGTCGTTTCCTTCATAATACCAACTGTGATCTTCGCTGTCTACGATGCCACGCCGGCGCTGTTCTTCGC GCGCCCGGAGGTGCCGATGACGGAGTTCGTGGACACCTACGGCAAGCCCTGGTGCCGCGCCAACGCCTACCTCATCGGGTGCTGGGCGGGGCTGCTGCTCTTCAAGGTGTCGGGCAAGAAAGTCAACATGACTTGG TGGCAGGCCCTCCTCGGCTGGCTCGTAGCTGCCCTGGTCGCCTGCCTCGTGATCTTTGGCGTGGCGAACTACAACACGACCGACCAGCCTGACCTCATGCCGCCAGAAGTGAGCATCATCTACGGAGGCTTCAGTCGGGGGGCGTGGGCACTGGCTCTCCTGTGGGTGGTCTTCGCCTGCCACACCGGCTATGGAG gtccTATTAACACGTTCCTCTCACACCCGTCGTGGCAGCCGCTAAGTCGCCTCACGTATAGCATGTTCCTCACTACAATTCCTGTCCAGTTTATTTACTCGGGCGCTGTGTTTTTACCTGTGTATCTCGACCACTTGAATAAA ATCATTGAGACTTGCGGATACCTGTTTATCGGTGGCCTGCTGGCGGTGGTCCTCTCGCTGATGACGGAAGGACCGGTCTTGGGGCTGGAGAAGCTGCTCATTCATCGGCCAG GTCGAAGCGAAGAACCGAAGAAGGCGCAGTAA
- the LOC125047558 gene encoding uncharacterized protein LOC125047558 translates to MTTTTRRWAWAAMFLAAAGVVCAAPSDVMQEDYLEIFKKWMTGDQDEELMDLEAVLKCSPNATSEEFGLCLPLAHCANTGGVPAGTCAKGFGVCCIAQRTCGESTSYTHTNFVNPGYYGSDTGSGACTLTVNHAHKNICQMRLDFLELELAQPDDDGNCNMDFLAVTGGAATVPSICGSMNSQIAKLNYGVCIKAGEGYCGIAWGRVAAFGTNSFTVSGSLPSTMPLLVGTAATSGTGAACTTDYVIIPGGVDNNQNSEDRFCGLGFPDSVTSTMKPFAMYVHTDADESTDVGNRGFGLQYRQITDCC, encoded by the exons ATGACGACGACAACTCGtaggtgggcgtgggcggcgatGTTCCTGGCGGCCGCGGGCGTGGTCTGTGCCGCCCCCTCGGACGTGATGCAAGAAGATTACTtagaaatattcaagaaatggATGACAGGAGATCAAGATGAGGAAC TCATGGACCTCGAGGCCGTCCTGAAATGCAGCCCGAACGCCACCAGCGAAGAGTTCGGCCTCTGCCTCCCGCTCGCCCACTGCGCCAACACAGGAGGCGTACCTGCCGGGACCTGCGCAAAGGGCTTCGGCGTCTGCTGCATCG CCCAGCGTACCTGCGGCGAAAGCACGAGTTATACCCACACAAACTTCGTAAACCCCGGGTACTATGGTTCAGACACAGGGAGCGGCGCCTGCACGCTGACTGTCAACCACGCCCACAAAAATATCTGCCAAATGCGCCTCGACTTCTTGGAACTGGAACTTGCACAGCCTGACGACGATGGCAACTGCAACATGGACTTCTTGGCCGTGACTGGAGGGGCTGCCACTGTGCCCAGTATCTGCGggtcga tgAACAGCCAGATCGCCAAACTGAACTACGGCGTGTGTATCAAGGCGGGTGAGGGGTACTGCGGCATTGCGTGGGGGCGAGTGGCAGCCTTTGGGACCAACAGCTTCACCGTCAGCGGAAGTTTGCCTAGTACTATGCCTCTTCTTGTCG GCACGGCCGCGACTAGCGGCACGGGCGCGGCGTGCACGACCGACTACGTGATCATCCCGGGCGGCGTCGACAACAACCAGAATTCGGAGGACAGGTTCTGCGGCCTCGGGTTCCCGGACTCCGTCACCT CTACCATGAAGCCCTTTGCAATGTACGTGCACACTGACGCAGACGAAAGCACGGACGTAGGAAACCGTGGGTTCGGCCTGCAGTACCGACAGATCACAGACTGTTGTTGA
- the LOC125047673 gene encoding uncharacterized protein LOC125047673, producing MKVHGTRSRLTTHVLVTVVLHVCVVVAAPGGQTADDLEARADDTLGPGHDDLTAPAVDDLGESQRLRDDKLFIALVQIQPDQCTTNDGFSTLGTCMPAKDCTNSGGTASGTCAKGLGVCCLVTRRCSSSSRFNNTYFVNPTNDTALGACTLTINRMNSNICQLRLDFVYFDLSQPDATGQCSVDFFTVQGTSTMICGSNTGQHMYVNVDSNGGAIKLSVDRSAAATMNRLWNIKVAQIECNSRFRAPNGCLQYFTETSGSVSSFNYATAIVNGTRQIRNMDYGVCILPPDGYCGIIWEKDPTNIYSFTVSGALDALDPRLIGTTYAVSRNCTTDYVIIPGGIEDTGLQNDRYCGLGFPNSVMSYAMPYVLYVTTNGDETGDTLNRGFSLNYRLTTICT from the exons ATGAAG GTCCACGGAACAAGGAGTAGGCTAACGACCCATGTACTCGTGACAGTCGTTCTCCACGTGTGTGTGGTCGTAGCAGCTCCTGGCGGACAGACTGCAGACGACCTGGAAGCACGCGCGGACGACACTTTGGGGCCAGGGCACGACGACCTCACTGCGCCGGCGGTGGACGACCTCGGGGAGTCTCAGCGACTGCGAGATGATAAGT TGTTCATCGCCCTCGTTCAGATCCAGCCCGACCAGTGCACGACGAATGACGGCTTCAGCACCCTGGGGACCTGCATGCCTGCCAAGGACTGCACCAACTCCGGGGGGACGGCGTCGGGGACCTGCGCTAAGGGCCTTGGAGTCTGCTGTCTGG TGACGAGGAgatgctcctcctcctcgaggTTCAACAACACCTACTTCGTGAACCCAACCAACGACACAGCCCTGGGCGCCTGTACTCTCACCATCAACCGAATGAACTCTAACATCTGCCAACTTCGCCTGGACTTCGTTTACTTCGATCTCTCACAACCCGACGCAACGGGACAATGCTCTGTGGATTTCTTCACTGTGCAGGGAACGTCGACGATGATCTGCGGAAGCAATACGGGTCAACACA TGTACGTGAACGTGGATTCCAACGGCGGCGCGATCAAGCTGTCAGTGGACCGGAGCGCCGCGGCAACCATGAACCGCCTGTGGAACATCAAAGTGGCGCAGATTGAATGCAATTCTCGGTTCAGAG CACCAAATGGCTGCCTTCAGTACTTCACGGAGACCTCTGGCAGCGTCTCCAGCTTCAACTATGCCACGGCGATTGTCAACG gCACCCGTCAGATCCGCAACATGGACTACGGGGTATGCATCCTGCCTCCTGACGGGTACTGTGGCATCATCTGGGAGAAGGACCCCACCAATATCTACTCCTTCACGGTCTCGGGAGCGCTGGATGCTCTGGACCCTAGACTTATAG gcaccACCTACGCCGTCAGCAGGAACTGCACCACCGACTACGTGATCATCCCCGGCGGCATTGAGGACACGGGGCTTCAGAATGACCGCTATTGTGGCCTCGGTTTCCCCAACAGCGTGATGT CCTATGCCATGCCTTACGTACTCTACGTGACAACAAACGGGGACGAAACAGGTGACACGCTGAACAGGGGCTTCAGCTTGAATTACAGGCTGACAACCATCTGTACTTAA